Proteins co-encoded in one Montipora capricornis isolate CH-2021 chromosome 12, ASM3666992v2, whole genome shotgun sequence genomic window:
- the LOC138027351 gene encoding uncharacterized protein: protein MHMFPREDVIRDKWVRFVRRHRADWQPSKTSMLCSVHFDASDFEQRLGLNLGEAESFKTKRWLKKNAVPTKDCVEQQENVVTPRERRKIIRNSAKQTTIPPEEPDGQKQNYEICSDSLSLPCDQVEAHVHPPISSPDPDTVPIDSVSTPSGLEVSTVTCEKCQTYAERFAQLQDSCRKVKQRRGALQMEVNQLKKINKDLRKQLKQLQNDSLSSNWSDEEADELFPTTEIEDDPDKSLADVHPLGEDAPFEENHQDDTDPEWKLSEEEAEMDDDGDDEEKDTPVTRNTIKVTPGTPCQDEPKFIVFYSALLAVFSLFCFNCKESNPSVSMDSCGTMVTVNQNCQSCKKNFKWRSQPFILGRYPAGNLLLSFAVLMAGGSIGKILLVFKHMGLSVYESCTFFYHQSRFLFPVVLKYWEDYQAGFFAQIKEIKDAVWSGDGRFDSMGHSAKYGVYTLLCSPIMKIVHFELLQANQAGSSTAMELEGCKLCFQYLTKVGLAIKVFVSDRHRGIAKWIREHQPTVKHYFDQWHVAKGLVKKLLAASKLKGCEVISEWIKAVKNHIFWCSTSTKADFPDMILAKWKSFMRHISNKHTGHPDSNFEKCAHDENIEPRKWIKVGTKAYEKVEEILMKTGILNDVKMLSPEAETSCLEGFPSTLNQWHPPKMMCFSWLGTFCRHVLASLHFNENLRRNTKKTKEGRAYMNVIYPKFKMGEEVVQEVAEPPTYGYVEDIKRLLFSMTKQERDNVRAKYKAKIPDPLSHQFPERTSKDTAIKRHEARKELRTELFPSGKVITKI from the exons ATGCACATGTTTCCTCGGGAAGACGTAATTCGCGACAAATGGGTTCGCTTCGTGCGAAGACATCGAGCAGACTGGCAGCCATCGAAGACATCAATGCTTTGTTCAGTGCATTTCGATGCATCAGACTTTGAACAACGGCTCGGTCTAAATCTCGGAGAAGCTGAATCGTTTAAAACAAAACGATGGCTAAAAAAGAATGCTGTGCCGACCAAAGATTGTGTGGAGCAGCAAGAGAATGTTGTAACCCCGCGTGAGCGAAGAAag ATTATTCGAAATTCTGCTAAGCAGACGACGATTCCTCCAGAAGAACCAGATGGACAAAAGCAAAATTATGAGATTTGTTCTGATTCTCTGTCATTGCCATGTGATCAAGTTGAAGCTCATGTCCATCCGCCAATTTCTTCACCTGATCCCGATACGGTGCCAATTGATTCTGTTTCAACCCCATCTGGGCTAGAAGTGTCTACAGTTACCTGTGAAAAGTGCCAAACCTATGCTGAGCGCTTTGCACAGCTTCAAGATTCATGTCGGAAAGTAAAGCAAAGAAGGGGTGCGTTACAGATGGAAGTAAATCAGCTGAAGAAGATCAACAAAGATCTCCGAAAG CAACTAAAGCAACTACAAAACGATTCATTGTCTTCCAACTGGAGTGATGAAGAAGCAGACGAATTATTTCCTACTACGGAAATTGAAGATGATCCAGACAAAAGCCTGGCGGATGTTCACCCATTAGGCGAGGATGCTCCATTTGAGGAAAACCACCAAGATGACACTGATCCTGAATGGAAATTGTCAGAGGAGGAAGCAGAAATGGACGATGATGGAGATGACGAAGAGAAGGATACACCAGTCACAAGAAATACTATAAA AGTGACACCTGGTACCCCATGTCAAGATGAACCAAAGTTCATTGTTTTTTACAGCGCATTGTTGGCAGTTTTCTCTCTCTTCTGCTTCAACTGCAAAGAAAGCAACCCGTCAGTGTCGATGGACAGTTGCGGAACCATGGTCACTGTGAACCAAAACTGTCAATCATGCAAAAAGAATTTCAAATGGAGAAGCCAGCCATTTATTCTTGGAAGATATCCAGCAGGAAATCTTCTGCTAAGCTTTGCTGTCTTAATGGCTGGTGGCTCTATTGGAAAAattcttcttgtttttaaacACATGGGCCTGAGTGTGTACGAATCATGTACCTTCTTCTATCATCAAAGCAGATTTCTCTTTCCAGTGGTTTTAAAGTACTGGGAAGACTACCAGGCAGGGTTCTTTGCCCAAATTAAGGAGATTAAAGATGCAGTCTGGTCAGGTGATGGTCGGTTTGACTCGATGGGTCATTCGGCCAAATATGGGGTTTATACACTCCTTTGCTCACCCATTATGAAGATTGTACACTTTGAGTTGTTACAG GCAAACCAAGCAGGTAGCAGCACTGCTATGGAATTGGAAGGCTGTAAACTTTGTTTTCAGTATTTGACGAAAGTTGGGCTTGCCATAAAAGTTTTTGTGTCGGATCGCCACAGAGGCATTGCAAAGTGGATTAGAGAACATCAACCAACTGTGAAACACTACTTTGATCAGTGGCATGTAGCCAAAGGGCTGGTTAAGAAACTTCTGGCTGCCAGCAAACTAAAAGGGTGTGAGGTGATTTCTGAGTGGATAAAGGCAGTGAAAAATCACATCTTTTGGTGCTCAACCTCAACAAAAGCTGACTTTCCAGACATGATTCTAGCCAAGTGGAAATCATTTATGCGCCACATATCAAACAAACATACTGGCCATCCTGATAGTAACTTTGAAAAGTGTGCACACGATGAAAACATAGAGCCCAGGAAATGGATCAAAGTTG GGACTAAGGCATATGAAAAGGTCGAAGAAATTTTAATGAAGACTGGCATACTGAATGATGTCAAAATGCTATCTCCTGAGGCAGAGACCAGCTGTTTGGAGGGTTTTCCATCCACCCTTAATCAGTGGCATCCTCCCAAGATGATGTGCTTTTCATGGCTTGGAACATTCTGCAG ACATGTCTTAGCCAGTCTGCATTTCAATGAAAACCTAAgaagaaacacaaaaaagacaaaGGAGGGGAGAGCTTATATGAATGTAATATATCCTAAATTCAAAATGGGTGAGGAAGTTGTGCAGGAAGTTGCAGAGCCACCTACATATG gTTATGTGGAAGACATAAAGCGGCTTCTGTTCAGCATGACAAAACAGGAGAGGGATAACGTAAGGGCAAAATACAAGGCAAAGATTCCTGATCCCTTGAGCCATCAGTTCCCTGAACGCACTTCCAAGGATACGGCCATAAAACGTCACGAGGCACGCAAGGAGCTACGGACAGAGTTATTCCCTTCAGGTAAAGTGATCACCAAAATTTGA